A window of the Synechococcus sp. LTW-R genome harbors these coding sequences:
- a CDS encoding DUF3172 domain-containing protein produces MTRSRYGRSSYDDRYGDERGRDSYGDPRRGGGRPRGPGSGGGGAPGGGGGFQFNMGTVALLGGVLVVGIGIGTGISSNTQGDQGNIASSQQLDMAVPDPEFCRQWGASAFVMDIELYTTMNPSSSFVTQPALRPGCVIRRENWSVLQKEGAVTSEQMRQCKQRMNTFAYIGSVKDQPIVRCVYQTDISDNKFITKGIADDAAGITPEADQF; encoded by the coding sequence ATGACCCGCTCCCGCTACGGCCGCAGCAGCTACGACGATCGCTACGGCGACGAGCGCGGCCGTGACAGCTACGGCGACCCCCGTCGCGGTGGCGGCCGGCCCCGGGGACCCGGATCAGGCGGCGGTGGAGCCCCAGGTGGGGGCGGTGGATTTCAGTTCAACATGGGCACGGTCGCTTTGCTCGGCGGCGTTCTTGTGGTGGGGATCGGCATCGGCACCGGCATCTCCAGCAACACCCAGGGGGACCAGGGCAACATCGCCAGCTCCCAGCAGCTCGACATGGCCGTTCCGGATCCGGAGTTCTGCCGGCAGTGGGGAGCGAGTGCCTTCGTAATGGACATCGAGCTGTACACAACCATGAACCCCAGCTCGAGCTTCGTCACCCAACCGGCGCTGCGGCCCGGCTGCGTGATCAGGCGAGAAAACTGGAGCGTTCTGCAGAAGGAGGGTGCGGTTACCTCCGAGCAGATGCGGCAGTGCAAGCAGCGGATGAACACCTTCGCTTACATCGGCTCGGTCAAGGACCAACCGATCGTGCGTTGCGTCTACCAGACCGACATCAGCGACAACAAATTCATCACTAAGGGCATCGCCGACGATGCCGCCGGTATCACCCCTGAAGCCGATCAGTTCTGA
- the ndhM gene encoding NAD(P)H-quinone oxidoreductase subunit M, producing the protein MADTLIKSTTRHVRLFTARVENGQLVPDDHQLTLDLDPDNEFLWNTEAQQAVQQRFQELVTANAGNDLNDYNLRRIGSELEGTIRTLLQAGKLSYNPDCRVLNYSMGLPQSPERP; encoded by the coding sequence ATGGCCGACACCCTGATCAAATCCACCACTCGCCACGTGCGCCTCTTCACGGCACGGGTGGAGAACGGGCAGCTGGTCCCAGACGACCACCAGCTGACCCTGGACCTGGATCCGGACAACGAGTTCCTCTGGAACACCGAGGCCCAACAGGCCGTGCAGCAGCGCTTCCAGGAGCTGGTCACGGCCAACGCCGGCAACGATCTCAACGACTACAACCTGCGCCGGATCGGTTCCGAACTGGAAGGCACCATCCGCACCCTGCTCCAGGCCGGCAAGCTCAGCTACAACCCCGACTGCCGAGTCCTGAACTACTCGATGGGTCTTCCCCAAAGCCCTGAGCGTCCATGA
- the pds gene encoding 15-cis-phytoene desaturase, whose amino-acid sequence MRVAIAGAGLAGLACAKYLCDAGHTPVVVEARDVLGGKVAAWQDDDGDWYETGLHIFFGAYRNMRQLFKELNIEDRLQWKSHSMIFNQKETPGTYSRFDFPDIPAPLNGVAAILGNNDMLSWPEKISFGMGLVPAMLRGQQYVEECDQYSWTEWLRIHNIPERVNDEVFIAMAKALNFIDPDEISSTVVLTALNRFLQESDGSKMAFLDGNPPQRLCQPIVDYVTARGGEVHLDSPLREIELNADGSVSGFRIGGIKGKEGFTLQADAFVSALPVDPFKLLLPEPWKQMPYFQKLDGLNGVPVINIHLWFDRKLTEIDHLLFSRSPLLSVYADMSNTCKEYEDPNRSMLELVFAPAKDWIGRSDEEIVAATMEELKRLFPMHFTGDDQAKLRKSIVVKTPLSVYKTVPGCQKLRPDQTSPIPNFFLAGDYTMQRYLASMEGAVLSGKLCAQAVSEAKTAVAA is encoded by the coding sequence ATGCGCGTCGCCATTGCTGGTGCTGGCTTGGCCGGATTGGCCTGTGCCAAGTACCTCTGCGACGCCGGTCACACCCCGGTGGTTGTGGAAGCCCGCGATGTCCTCGGCGGCAAGGTGGCTGCCTGGCAGGACGACGACGGTGATTGGTATGAGACCGGTCTGCACATCTTCTTTGGTGCCTACCGGAACATGCGCCAGCTCTTCAAGGAGCTGAACATCGAGGACCGGCTCCAGTGGAAGAGCCACTCGATGATCTTCAACCAAAAGGAGACGCCGGGGACCTACAGCCGCTTCGACTTCCCCGATATCCCCGCTCCCCTGAACGGTGTTGCCGCGATCCTGGGCAATAACGACATGTTGAGCTGGCCCGAGAAGATCTCTTTCGGCATGGGGCTGGTGCCGGCGATGCTGCGCGGCCAGCAGTACGTCGAGGAATGCGACCAGTACTCCTGGACCGAGTGGCTCCGCATCCACAACATTCCTGAGCGGGTGAACGATGAGGTCTTCATCGCCATGGCCAAGGCCCTGAATTTCATCGATCCCGATGAGATTTCGAGCACGGTGGTCTTGACCGCCCTGAACCGTTTCCTGCAGGAAAGCGACGGTTCAAAGATGGCCTTCCTGGATGGCAACCCCCCCCAGCGCCTGTGCCAGCCGATTGTCGATTACGTCACGGCCCGCGGCGGTGAAGTCCATCTGGATTCCCCCCTTCGCGAGATCGAGCTGAACGCCGATGGCAGCGTGAGCGGTTTTCGCATTGGCGGGATCAAGGGCAAGGAGGGCTTCACGCTCCAGGCCGATGCCTTTGTGAGTGCCCTGCCGGTCGATCCCTTCAAGCTGCTGCTGCCGGAGCCTTGGAAGCAGATGCCCTACTTCCAGAAGCTCGACGGCCTCAATGGCGTTCCGGTGATCAACATTCACCTCTGGTTTGACCGCAAGCTCACCGAGATCGATCACCTGCTCTTCAGCCGCAGCCCCCTGCTCAGCGTCTACGCCGACATGAGCAACACCTGCAAGGAGTACGAGGATCCCAACCGCTCGATGCTCGAGTTGGTCTTTGCCCCCGCCAAGGATTGGATTGGCCGCAGCGATGAAGAGATCGTCGCGGCAACCATGGAGGAGCTGAAGCGTCTCTTCCCGATGCACTTCACCGGGGACGACCAGGCCAAGCTGCGCAAGTCGATCGTGGTCAAGACCCCGCTGTCGGTCTACAAGACCGTTCCCGGTTGTCAGAAGCTGCGTCCGGATCAGACCTCGCCGATTCCGAACTTCTTCTTGGCCGGTGACTACACGATGCAGCGTTATCTGGCCTCGATGGAAGGTGCGGTGCTGAGCGGCAAGCTTTGCGCCCAGGCGGTGAGTGAAGCCAAAACTGCCGTGGCGGCTTGA
- a CDS encoding phytoene synthase: MAAVTATADLSTIPSLEDAFEACRQETAEWAKTFYLGTLLMPPAKRRAIWAIYVWCRRTDELMDSPEAMARPVSELAERLDRWEERTRAFFKGEVQDGLDRVMVDTLERYPQPLQPYLDMIEGMRMDLTTTRYASFDDLKLYCYRVAGTVGLMTQEVMGIDPAYTSAPWSDPPDTSDAAVALGIANQLTNILRDVGEDRGRGRIYLPQEDLQRFGYSEEELLAGTLNDSWRELMRFQVNRAREWFARSEAGVRWLAPDARWPVWASLRLYRGILDVIEELDYDVFNHRAFVPRTGKFLDLPRSFVIAQAR; encoded by the coding sequence ATGGCGGCGGTGACAGCAACGGCTGATCTCTCCACCATCCCCTCCCTTGAGGACGCGTTTGAAGCCTGTCGCCAGGAAACGGCGGAGTGGGCCAAGACCTTTTATCTGGGCACCCTGCTGATGCCCCCGGCCAAGCGCCGGGCGATTTGGGCCATTTACGTCTGGTGCCGCCGCACCGACGAATTGATGGATAGCCCCGAGGCGATGGCGCGTCCCGTCTCGGAGCTGGCCGAACGCCTCGATCGCTGGGAGGAGCGCACCCGCGCCTTCTTCAAGGGCGAAGTCCAGGACGGTCTCGATCGCGTGATGGTCGACACCCTCGAGCGCTACCCCCAACCGTTGCAGCCCTATCTCGACATGATCGAGGGGATGCGGATGGACCTGACCACCACCCGCTACGCGAGCTTCGACGACCTGAAGCTCTACTGCTACCGCGTTGCGGGAACGGTGGGGTTGATGACGCAGGAGGTGATGGGGATTGACCCGGCCTACACCTCGGCTCCCTGGAGTGATCCGCCGGACACCAGTGATGCGGCTGTCGCCCTCGGCATCGCGAACCAGCTCACCAACATTCTTCGCGACGTCGGAGAAGACCGTGGTCGCGGGCGGATCTACCTGCCCCAAGAGGACCTGCAGCGCTTTGGCTACAGCGAAGAGGAGTTGCTTGCTGGAACCCTCAACGACAGTTGGCGTGAACTGATGCGATTCCAGGTGAACCGCGCCCGCGAGTGGTTCGCGCGTTCTGAAGCCGGTGTTCGCTGGTTGGCCCCCGACGCCCGCTGGCCGGTCTGGGCATCCTTGCGCCTCTACCGCGGCATTTTGGATGTGATCGAAGAACTCGATTACGACGTTTTCAATCACCGCGCCTTTGTGCCAAGAACCGGCAAGTTCCTCGATCTGCCGCGTTCCTTCGTGATCGCTCAGGCCCGCTGA
- a CDS encoding alpha/beta fold hydrolase: protein MDELIWSWKGHQISYTQIPPQNGSTACGRAVLCVHGFGASKGHWRHNLQALANDQWVYAIDLLGFGGSSKPLSRLVNEPETAGSVRYGFDLWASQLVDFYREVIAATGPVTLQLIGNSIGGVVSLNAARMLSENGQPPAQVVLIDCAERELDLKRLPEQPFGAQLSRPLVMALVRQRWIVSNLFRFFARAGAVRAVLKQAYPSGANVDDALVQLLLKPSQKPGATESFRGFVNLFDDWLAPQLLERLTVPVRMLWGEADPWEPLEEARRWEQTFPCVQELEVLPGLGHCPHDEAPEQVNPILERWLQLGWESPQRA from the coding sequence ATGGATGAGCTGATCTGGAGCTGGAAAGGCCATCAGATCAGCTACACCCAAATCCCTCCCCAGAACGGCTCAACCGCCTGCGGTCGAGCCGTTCTTTGTGTGCATGGGTTCGGCGCCTCCAAAGGCCATTGGCGGCACAACCTCCAGGCCCTCGCCAACGACCAGTGGGTCTACGCGATTGATCTCCTCGGCTTTGGCGGCAGCAGCAAACCCCTGTCTCGCCTAGTCAATGAACCGGAGACCGCGGGCAGCGTGCGCTACGGCTTTGACCTCTGGGCCAGCCAACTCGTGGACTTCTATCGCGAGGTCATCGCAGCCACTGGCCCGGTGACGCTGCAGCTGATCGGCAACTCCATCGGCGGGGTCGTCTCCTTGAATGCCGCCCGGATGCTCTCGGAAAACGGTCAGCCTCCGGCCCAGGTGGTGCTGATCGACTGCGCCGAGCGGGAACTCGACCTCAAGCGCTTACCGGAGCAGCCCTTCGGCGCGCAACTCTCGCGGCCTTTGGTGATGGCGCTGGTGCGGCAGCGCTGGATCGTGAGCAACCTCTTCCGCTTCTTCGCGCGGGCCGGGGCCGTGCGTGCGGTGCTGAAGCAGGCCTATCCCAGCGGCGCCAACGTCGATGACGCGCTGGTCCAACTGCTGTTGAAGCCCAGCCAGAAGCCCGGAGCAACGGAGAGCTTCCGGGGCTTCGTCAATCTCTTTGATGACTGGCTAGCGCCGCAGCTGCTGGAGCGACTGACCGTACCCGTGCGGATGCTCTGGGGTGAGGCGGATCCCTGGGAGCCACTCGAGGAAGCCCGGCGCTGGGAGCAGACGTTCCCTTGCGTGCAGGAGCTTGAGGTACTGCCGGGCCTTGGGCACTGCCCCCATGACGAGGCCCCCGAACAGGTCAATCCAATCCTGGAGCGTTGGCTGCAGCTGGGCTGGGAGAGCCCTCAGCGGGCCTGA
- a CDS encoding RNA-binding protein, producing the protein MSVRLYVGNLPQSFDTKELEALFASVGEGIRFKAVQDRETGAGRGFGFANINDEKVADAVIEQLNGRDFGGNNLRIERSERRDDRRGGNDRRGPGGSTGPAVARKAVNKVVHRDTVEEGAPDPRWAGELAKLKGLLDNQKAAV; encoded by the coding sequence ATGAGCGTTCGTCTTTACGTCGGCAACCTGCCCCAGAGCTTCGATACCAAAGAGCTCGAGGCTCTGTTCGCCAGCGTGGGCGAAGGCATCCGCTTCAAGGCCGTCCAGGACCGTGAGACCGGCGCTGGCCGTGGCTTCGGCTTCGCCAACATCAACGATGAGAAGGTCGCCGACGCGGTGATCGAGCAGCTCAACGGCCGTGACTTCGGCGGCAACAACCTGCGCATCGAGCGCTCCGAGCGCCGCGATGACCGTCGTGGTGGCAACGACCGCCGCGGCCCCGGTGGCAGCACCGGTCCCGCCGTGGCCCGCAAGGCCGTCAACAAGGTCGTCCACCGCGACACCGTGGAAGAGGGTGCTCCCGATCCCCGTTGGGCTGGCGAACTGGCCAAGCTGAAGGGTCTGCTCGACAACCAGAAGGCTGCGGTCTGA
- a CDS encoding CCA tRNA nucleotidyltransferase: protein MPGSGGSAAAAAWGALRAEDWPLPVSAFPGDAALVGGAVRDALLNRLGPAPDLDLVVAEGAIELCKALSKRYGGSPVVLDAERDIARLVIRGWSVDLARREGPSLEADLQRRDYSINAMALPLAERDRLVDPHGGLGHLQSGKMVALAEANLLDDALRLLRGLRLASELGFQLESQTAAWIQQHRQQLTGVAGERILAELEKLCQSPEGHRGLQRCLDWGLLAPWQHNGPASAALEPLSWQQAEALGLRAEEWRDALPLARMAAILDGAGLQQLKSSRKLQQRVQRLRQWQQRLGHDAPESRADGLAEPERLKLHRELSGDLPALLLHWGPDPVQRWLERWRNPEDRLFHPQAPINGDQLQRELGLKASPQLGSLLQFLMLEQAFGRLHDTAEALEAARRWLKRQEEGTPP, encoded by the coding sequence GTGCCCGGCTCTGGCGGTTCTGCAGCGGCAGCCGCCTGGGGGGCGTTGCGGGCTGAGGACTGGCCGCTTCCCGTCTCCGCCTTCCCGGGCGATGCCGCCCTGGTGGGCGGGGCCGTGCGCGATGCCCTGCTGAACCGGCTGGGGCCAGCCCCTGACCTTGACCTGGTCGTGGCTGAAGGGGCCATTGAGCTCTGCAAGGCGCTGAGTAAGCGCTACGGCGGCAGTCCGGTGGTGCTGGATGCGGAGCGGGACATCGCCCGGCTGGTCATCCGCGGCTGGAGCGTGGACCTGGCCCGCCGCGAGGGGCCCAGCCTGGAGGCGGACCTGCAGCGGCGGGACTACAGCATCAACGCCATGGCCCTGCCGCTTGCCGAGCGGGACCGCCTGGTGGATCCCCATGGGGGGCTGGGCCATCTGCAAAGCGGAAAGATGGTGGCCCTCGCCGAAGCCAACCTGCTGGACGACGCCCTGCGCCTGCTGCGGGGCCTACGGCTTGCCAGCGAACTCGGCTTCCAGCTGGAGAGCCAAACCGCAGCCTGGATTCAGCAGCACCGCCAGCAGCTAACGGGCGTGGCAGGCGAGCGGATCCTGGCGGAACTCGAGAAGCTCTGCCAAAGCCCTGAGGGCCATCGGGGTCTGCAGCGCTGCCTGGACTGGGGGCTCCTCGCGCCGTGGCAACACAACGGTCCGGCCTCGGCGGCACTCGAGCCCCTCAGCTGGCAACAGGCGGAGGCCCTGGGGCTGAGGGCCGAGGAGTGGCGAGACGCCCTGCCCTTGGCCCGGATGGCCGCGATCCTCGACGGAGCGGGCTTGCAGCAACTAAAGAGCAGCCGGAAACTGCAGCAACGGGTTCAGCGCCTGCGGCAGTGGCAGCAGCGGCTAGGTCACGACGCCCCGGAGAGCCGCGCCGACGGCCTGGCGGAACCGGAACGCCTGAAACTGCACCGGGAGCTCAGCGGCGATCTGCCGGCCTTGCTGCTGCATTGGGGCCCGGATCCCGTCCAGCGCTGGCTGGAGCGCTGGCGCAACCCTGAGGACCGGCTCTTTCATCCACAAGCACCGATCAATGGGGATCAACTGCAGCGGGAGTTAGGCCTCAAAGCCTCTCCCCAGCTGGGATCACTGCTGCAATTCCTGATGCTCGAGCAGGCCTTTGGCCGCCTCCATGACACCGCGGAGGCCCTCGAAGCGGCCCGCCGTTGGCTGAAACGCCAGGAAGAGGGGACCCCGCCGTGA
- a CDS encoding Ycf34 family protein → MCICVDCRWVDQCQAYHAVERQHGVKHLCVDPPFAPSEPKIHVQVRDLGASAVGVEWDVRACGSFELERGRWQRLCPGEVLPT, encoded by the coding sequence ATGTGCATCTGCGTGGACTGCCGCTGGGTCGACCAGTGCCAGGCCTACCACGCAGTCGAGCGTCAGCACGGGGTGAAGCACCTCTGCGTGGACCCGCCGTTCGCCCCCAGTGAGCCCAAGATCCACGTGCAGGTGCGGGACCTTGGTGCAAGCGCTGTCGGTGTCGAGTGGGACGTGCGCGCCTGCGGCAGTTTTGAGCTCGAGCGCGGTCGCTGGCAGCGCCTGTGCCCCGGGGAGGTGCTGCCCACATGA
- the tsaB gene encoding tRNA (adenosine(37)-N6)-threonylcarbamoyltransferase complex dimerization subunit type 1 TsaB, whose amino-acid sequence MSAPSLLLALHSSSESLGVGLCDLQAPEAPPQCASFPLGRQLSNDLLPCVEQLLPAERWPQLARIVVATGPGGFTGTRLTVVLARTLAQQLQIPLHGFGSFLLMARRLAEAGVLTGDQPRFWLQQTLPRRGIVAGAYRLDAAALGGIREIDEPRLFRPEEEGPGGEPGAPAEVDAEQDVRQLLALGRLAHAAALPGPWETVLPLYPTSPVDGA is encoded by the coding sequence ATGAGCGCGCCGTCCCTGTTGCTGGCCCTGCACAGCTCGAGTGAAAGCCTCGGGGTGGGCCTCTGTGATCTGCAGGCGCCCGAGGCTCCGCCCCAGTGCGCCAGCTTCCCCCTGGGCCGTCAGCTCTCCAACGACCTGCTGCCCTGCGTCGAGCAGCTGCTGCCCGCGGAGCGCTGGCCGCAGCTGGCGCGGATCGTGGTGGCGACCGGGCCCGGGGGCTTCACCGGAACCCGCCTCACCGTGGTTCTGGCACGCACCTTGGCCCAGCAGCTCCAGATCCCCTTGCACGGCTTCGGCAGCTTCCTGCTGATGGCCCGTCGCCTGGCGGAGGCGGGGGTGCTCACGGGGGATCAGCCCCGATTCTGGCTGCAGCAAACCCTGCCCCGCCGCGGGATCGTGGCGGGGGCGTATCGCCTCGATGCCGCCGCTCTGGGCGGGATTCGGGAGATCGATGAGCCCCGCTTGTTCCGTCCTGAGGAGGAGGGGCCAGGCGGGGAGCCTGGAGCGCCTGCCGAGGTCGACGCGGAGCAGGATGTGCGGCAGCTGCTGGCCCTTGGCCGCTTGGCCCACGCAGCGGCCTTGCCGGGGCCCTGGGAGACGGTGCTGCCGCTCTATCCCACCAGCCCGGTAGATGGGGCATGA
- a CDS encoding YdcF family protein, with the protein MTHAQPPTATRPGGRCRRPRRRGRTRRVLLLAGLLALAWSSRAFWFPSLPPPQLVLVLGGDVERERVGAEVAQRDGLPVIVSGGSNPEYAHWLFRGRGLDDSRVLLDYRATDTLSNFTSVVDDLKRAKIRHVLLVTSSDHMDRALMVGRVVAGSRGIGLTPLAVPCGNRCFPEDWRKVWGDGLRAALWVVSGRDLRDWAAERFGPLLEEVRGR; encoded by the coding sequence ATGACCCACGCCCAACCCCCAACGGCGACGCGGCCCGGCGGCAGGTGCCGGCGCCCGCGTCGCCGTGGCAGAACCCGGCGCGTCCTCCTTTTGGCGGGATTGCTCGCGCTGGCGTGGAGCAGCCGGGCTTTTTGGTTTCCCTCCCTGCCTCCACCGCAGTTGGTGCTCGTGCTCGGCGGCGATGTGGAGCGGGAGCGGGTTGGGGCGGAGGTCGCCCAGCGCGATGGACTGCCCGTGATCGTCAGCGGTGGCAGCAACCCGGAGTACGCCCATTGGTTGTTCCGCGGCCGGGGCCTCGATGACAGCCGGGTGCTGCTCGACTACCGCGCCACGGACACCCTGAGCAACTTCACCTCGGTCGTGGATGACCTCAAGCGCGCCAAGATCCGCCACGTGCTGCTGGTCACCAGCAGCGACCACATGGACCGGGCTCTGATGGTCGGTCGGGTCGTGGCCGGGAGCCGCGGGATTGGTCTGACGCCCCTGGCGGTGCCCTGCGGCAACCGCTGCTTCCCTGAGGACTGGCGCAAGGTCTGGGGAGATGGACTGCGGGCGGCCCTTTGGGTGGTGAGCGGCCGGGACCTCAGGGACTGGGCGGCAGAGCGTTTTGGTCCGCTTCTGGAGGAAGTGCGGGGCCGCTGA
- a CDS encoding 1-acyl-sn-glycerol-3-phosphate acyltransferase has product MNRPVKAVKRVLRRRKPAEPPALIRTPRPSLTYRLVSYLLVFPIYRLLFRGRTAGNGNVPMDGALVVVANHGSHLDPPLLGHALGRPVAFMAKAELFKIPLLGPIIRACGAYPVSRGASDREAIRVATDRLDQGWATGVFIDGTRQVDGRVNNPQAGAALLAARAGVPLLPVAIINSHRALGTGSRSARLVPVHIRIGTPIPPPASRKRADLDQATAACQAQINALLDQGLISGPALPPEADQNALPPSP; this is encoded by the coding sequence GTGAACCGCCCCGTCAAAGCGGTCAAGCGCGTTCTGCGGCGCCGCAAACCCGCCGAACCGCCGGCCCTGATCCGCACGCCGCGGCCGAGCCTCACCTACCGGCTGGTGAGCTACCTGCTGGTCTTCCCGATCTACCGGCTGCTGTTCCGGGGCCGCACGGCCGGCAACGGCAATGTGCCCATGGACGGGGCCCTGGTGGTGGTCGCCAACCACGGCTCCCACCTGGATCCACCGCTCCTGGGCCACGCCCTGGGGCGCCCCGTGGCCTTCATGGCCAAGGCGGAACTGTTCAAGATCCCGCTGCTCGGTCCGATCATCCGCGCGTGCGGCGCCTACCCGGTCTCCCGGGGCGCCAGTGACCGCGAAGCCATCCGCGTCGCCACCGATCGCCTCGATCAGGGCTGGGCCACCGGGGTCTTCATCGATGGCACCCGCCAGGTGGATGGTCGCGTGAACAATCCCCAGGCTGGAGCCGCCCTGCTCGCCGCCCGCGCAGGCGTGCCCCTGCTGCCCGTGGCGATCATCAACAGCCACCGCGCCCTGGGCACCGGATCCCGCAGCGCCCGACTCGTGCCGGTCCACATCCGCATCGGCACGCCGATCCCGCCCCCGGCCTCGCGCAAACGGGCGGATCTCGATCAAGCCACCGCGGCCTGCCAAGCGCAGATCAATGCCCTACTCGATCAGGGCTTGATCAGCGGCCCCGCACTTCCTCCAGAAGCGGACCAAAACGCTCTGCCGCCCAGTCCCTGA
- the fabD gene encoding ACP S-malonyltransferase: protein MGNAWVFPGQGSQKVGMAAGVLELPGAKARFEAASNLLGRDLLAICNGDAEGDLSDLNDTRNTQPALFVVESLLVDGLKAQGRSANLVAGHSLGELVALYAAGVFDAETGIQLMKTRSELMAAAGGGAMTAVMGFDRGELEALVNATEGVVIANDNSSAQVVLSGSPDAVGSVSSQLKCKRAIPLAVSGAFHSPFMAEAAAAFATTLEGVSFADAAIPVLSNTDPTPETSGAALKERLRSQMTTGVRWRETMDAMTAAGISTAVEIGPGNVLSGLIKRSSEGISNAQVATAADLGL from the coding sequence ATGGGTAACGCCTGGGTTTTCCCTGGACAGGGTTCTCAGAAGGTGGGCATGGCTGCAGGGGTGCTGGAGCTCCCTGGTGCCAAGGCTCGCTTTGAAGCCGCCTCCAACCTGCTGGGCCGCGACCTGCTCGCGATCTGCAACGGCGACGCCGAAGGTGACCTCAGCGACCTGAACGACACCCGCAACACCCAGCCGGCCCTCTTTGTGGTGGAGAGCCTGCTGGTGGATGGCCTGAAGGCCCAGGGCCGCAGCGCGAATCTGGTGGCGGGCCACAGCCTCGGGGAACTGGTGGCCCTCTACGCCGCCGGGGTGTTCGATGCCGAGACGGGCATCCAGCTAATGAAGACCCGCAGCGAGCTGATGGCCGCCGCCGGCGGCGGCGCGATGACCGCCGTGATGGGCTTTGACCGCGGTGAACTCGAAGCGCTCGTGAACGCCACCGAGGGCGTGGTGATCGCCAACGACAACAGCAGTGCCCAGGTGGTCCTCTCCGGCAGCCCGGACGCCGTCGGCAGTGTGAGCAGCCAGCTCAAGTGCAAGCGGGCCATCCCCCTGGCGGTGAGCGGGGCCTTCCACTCCCCCTTCATGGCCGAGGCCGCCGCCGCCTTCGCCACCACCCTGGAGGGGGTGAGCTTTGCCGACGCCGCCATTCCGGTGCTGAGCAACACCGACCCCACCCCGGAGACCAGCGGTGCGGCCCTCAAGGAACGCCTGCGCAGCCAGATGACCACGGGCGTGCGCTGGCGCGAAACGATGGACGCGATGACGGCCGCGGGCATCAGCACCGCCGTGGAGATCGGTCCGGGCAACGTCCTCAGTGGTCTGATCAAGCGCAGCAGCGAAGGCATCAGCAACGCGCAGGTCGCCACCGCCGCCGACCTGGGGTTGTGA
- a CDS encoding beta-ketoacyl-ACP synthase III, whose protein sequence is MTSAAKAPFGMALVGCGSAVPVNRVSNEQLSTRVDTSDEWIRTRTGIGARRICNADEPLTVIATRAAEAALEHAGWKPEDLDLILMATSSPDDLFGTAPRVQGALGAKQAVAFDLTAACSGFLFALITAGQYLGSGAMRRALVIGADQLSRWVDWDDRTTCVLFGDAAAAVAVEACPADEDGLLGFRMRSDGSRNGCLTLAQTETHHPVLDGVSAQQGGFEPLRMNGQEVYKFAVREVPAVLKELLESTGTDAEALNWLLLHQANQRILDAVADRFKIPHERVLSNLSNYGNTSAATIPLMLDEAVKDGRVQPGDLIASSGFGAGLSWGGALLRWKGPA, encoded by the coding sequence ATGACCAGCGCTGCCAAAGCCCCCTTCGGCATGGCCCTGGTGGGGTGTGGCAGCGCAGTGCCGGTCAACCGCGTGAGCAACGAGCAGCTCAGCACCCGAGTCGACACGAGCGACGAATGGATTCGCACCCGCACCGGCATCGGTGCCCGGCGGATCTGCAACGCCGACGAACCCCTAACCGTGATCGCGACCCGAGCGGCTGAGGCCGCCCTGGAGCACGCGGGATGGAAGCCCGAGGATCTGGACTTGATCCTGATGGCCACCTCGAGCCCCGACGACCTCTTCGGCACCGCCCCCAGGGTGCAAGGGGCCCTCGGTGCCAAACAGGCGGTGGCCTTTGACCTGACCGCCGCCTGCAGCGGTTTCCTCTTCGCCCTAATCACCGCTGGGCAGTACCTAGGGAGCGGCGCCATGCGCCGGGCCCTCGTCATCGGTGCCGATCAGCTCAGCCGCTGGGTGGATTGGGACGACCGCACCACCTGCGTGCTCTTTGGTGATGCCGCGGCCGCCGTGGCGGTCGAAGCCTGCCCCGCCGACGAGGACGGCCTGCTGGGCTTCCGCATGCGCTCCGACGGCAGCCGCAACGGATGCTTGACCCTGGCTCAAACCGAGACCCACCACCCGGTGCTCGACGGCGTCAGCGCCCAGCAGGGTGGCTTTGAACCCCTGCGCATGAATGGCCAGGAGGTCTACAAGTTCGCCGTGCGCGAAGTTCCCGCAGTCCTCAAGGAGCTGCTGGAATCCACCGGCACGGACGCCGAAGCACTGAATTGGCTGCTGCTGCACCAGGCCAACCAACGCATCCTCGATGCGGTGGCCGATCGCTTCAAGATTCCCCACGAGCGGGTCCTGAGCAACCTGAGCAACTACGGCAACACCTCCGCGGCCACCATTCCCTTAATGCTGGATGAGGCGGTCAAGGACGGCCGCGTTCAACCCGGAGACCTAATCGCCAGCAGCGGCTTTGGCGCCGGATTGAGCTGGGGCGGAGCCCTGCTGCGCTGGAAGGGCCCCGCGTAG